From the genome of Streptomyces sp. NBC_00523:
TCGACGCTCATGAAGGTGCTCTCCGGCGTCCATCCGCACGGCTCGTACGAGGGCGAAATCCTCTTCGACGGCGAACCGTGCCGCTTCAAGGACATCCGGGCCAGCGAGCAGCGCGGGATCGTCATCATCCACCAGGAACTCGCGCTCGTCCCGCACCTGTCGATCGCCGAGAACGTCTTCCTGGGCAACGAACCGGCCCGGCGCGGGATCATCGACTGGCGCGAGTCGCTGCGCCGGGCGTCCGCGCTGCTCAAGCGGGTCGGCCTGGACGACCATCCGGAGACCCGGGTCGCCGACATCGGTGTGGGCAAGCAGCAGTTGGTGGAGATCGCGAAGGCGCTGGCGAAGGACGTCCGGCTGCTGATCCTGGACGAGCCCACCGCCGCGCTCAACGACGAGGACAGCGCGAAGCTGCTGCGGCTGATGCGGGAGCTGAAGGACCAGGGCATCACCTCGATCATCATCTCGCACAAGCTGAACGAGATCGCCCGGATCGCCGACTCCGTCACCATCCTGCGCGACGGGCGGTCCATCGAGACCCTGGACGTCAACGACCCGGCCACCACCGAGGAACGCATCATCCGCGGCATGGTGGGCCGGGACCTCGACAGCCGCTTCCCCGACCGCACCCCGTACACCGGCGAGACCGACGCCCGGCCCGCCCTGGAGGTCCGGGACTGGACGGTGCGCCATCCGCTCGACCGCACCCGCAAGGTGGTCGACGGCGTCTCGCTCCAGGTCCGGCGCGGCGAGATCGTGGGCATCGCCGGGCTCATGGGCGCGGGCCGGACCGAGCTCGCGATGAGCGTCTTCGGGCGCTCGTACGGGCATTACGAGCGGGGTTCCGTGCTGAGGGACGGCCGCGAGGTGCGTACCCGTACGGTGCCCGAGGCGGTCGCCCACG
Proteins encoded in this window:
- the mmsA gene encoding multiple monosaccharide ABC transporter ATP-binding protein, with the protein product MRSIVKTFPGVRALSDVTLSVRRGEVHALCGENGAGKSTLMKVLSGVHPHGSYEGEILFDGEPCRFKDIRASEQRGIVIIHQELALVPHLSIAENVFLGNEPARRGIIDWRESLRRASALLKRVGLDDHPETRVADIGVGKQQLVEIAKALAKDVRLLILDEPTAALNDEDSAKLLRLMRELKDQGITSIIISHKLNEIARIADSVTILRDGRSIETLDVNDPATTEERIIRGMVGRDLDSRFPDRTPYTGETDARPALEVRDWTVRHPLDRTRKVVDGVSLQVRRGEIVGIAGLMGAGRTELAMSVFGRSYGHYERGSVLRDGREVRTRTVPEAVAHGIAYVTEDRKHYGLDLGDSVGRNISLASLGTLARRGVVDGHEERKVAERYRRSMNIKTPNVLEPVGRLSGGNQQKVVLSKWILTGPDVLILDEPTRGVDVGAKFEIYTVIDRLAAEGKAVLFISSELPELLGMCDRVYTMAAGRLTGEVARADATQEVLMRHMTQDTTPVPPEGHQA